The following are from one region of the Prevotella communis genome:
- a CDS encoding FprA family A-type flavoprotein, which yields MHMISDTVKYIGVDDLDIDLFESQYVVPEGMSYNSYLIDDEKIAVMDTADRRKGEEWKANLKEALNGRQPDYLVVHHMEPDHSALVAWMMETYPGVQLVCSAQAVKMLSNFFEGVDFTGRVLTVKEGDTLSLGKHTLQFIGAAMVHWPEVIMSYDTKDKVLFSADGFGKFGALVNETDDWACEARRYYFNICGKYGTQVQSVLKKAAGLDIQAICPLHGPVLKGEALAEAVRLYDIWSKYEPESEGILIAYASIHGGTAAAAERFGEILREKGAKKVVVSDLSRSDMAEVIEDAFRYPTVVVAASSYDAGVFPVMHDFLYHLQIKNYQKRRFGIIENGSWAPTAGKTMRTMIEALKDCEIVEPMVTIRSRMKAGDEALLAQLADSLLND from the coding sequence CATATGATTAGTGATACAGTTAAATATATCGGTGTGGATGATCTCGACATCGATTTGTTCGAGAGTCAGTATGTGGTGCCCGAGGGCATGAGTTATAACTCTTATCTCATCGATGATGAGAAGATTGCGGTGATGGATACGGCCGACCGTAGAAAGGGTGAGGAGTGGAAAGCGAACCTGAAGGAGGCCCTGAACGGACGTCAGCCGGATTATCTGGTGGTTCACCACATGGAGCCCGACCACTCGGCACTGGTTGCCTGGATGATGGAGACGTATCCCGGTGTGCAGCTGGTGTGCAGTGCGCAGGCCGTGAAGATGCTGTCGAACTTCTTTGAGGGTGTGGATTTCACGGGTCGTGTGCTGACCGTCAAGGAGGGCGATACACTGTCGCTGGGTAAGCATACGCTGCAGTTTATCGGTGCTGCGATGGTGCACTGGCCCGAGGTGATCATGAGTTATGACACTAAGGACAAGGTGCTGTTCAGTGCTGATGGTTTTGGTAAGTTTGGCGCTCTGGTCAACGAGACCGACGACTGGGCTTGCGAGGCACGTCGCTATTATTTCAATATCTGCGGTAAGTACGGAACGCAGGTGCAGAGCGTGTTGAAGAAGGCGGCAGGTCTGGACATCCAGGCTATCTGTCCGCTGCATGGTCCTGTGCTGAAGGGTGAGGCCCTGGCTGAGGCTGTGCGCCTGTATGATATATGGAGCAAGTACGAGCCCGAGAGTGAGGGCATCCTGATAGCTTATGCCAGCATTCATGGCGGTACGGCCGCTGCTGCTGAGCGTTTTGGAGAGATACTAAGAGAGAAAGGTGCCAAGAAGGTGGTGGTGAGCGACCTGAGTCGGTCGGACATGGCCGAGGTCATTGAGGATGCGTTCCGCTATCCTACCGTTGTGGTGGCTGCTTCGAGCTATGATGCCGGTGTGTTCCCCGTGATGCACGACTTCCTGTATCACCTGCAGATCAAGAACTACCAGAAACGCAGGTTTGGTATCATAGAGAACGGCAGTTGGGCACCCACGGCCGGCAAGACCATGCGCACGATGATAGAAGCCCTGAAGGACTGTGAGATTGTGGAGCCCATGGTGACCATCCGTTCACGCATGAAGGCTGGCGATGAGGCCCTGCTGGCGCAGTTGGCCGACAGTCTGCTGAACGATTAA